Proteins encoded in a region of the Panicum hallii strain FIL2 chromosome 3, PHallii_v3.1, whole genome shotgun sequence genome:
- the LOC112885342 gene encoding uncharacterized protein LOC112885342: MDAFVMEIRKLENKFSGLEIHHVVRNNNVGEDVCSKLGSDRENVPSGVFVHKLHHPSIKAPDQSTIAPSPSEPDREVMTIEVDWRTSFIDFIKDQKLHLGIDAKSAKAVRIIRPSKSYVLVDDKLYKCGSASGIVMKCVPVEKGKEI; this comes from the coding sequence ATGGATGCATTTGTcatggaaatacgcaagctcgagaacaagttctcaggACTCGAGATCCATCATGTGGTTCGGAACAACAACGTGGGGGAAGATGTGTGCTCGAAGCTGGGGTCCGATCGAGAAAATGTCCCATCAGGAGTATTTGTACACAAGTTACATCATCCGTCCATCAAGGCACCAGATCAAAGCACCATCGCTCCGAGCCCTTCTGAGCCCGACCGAGAGGTCATGacgatcgaggtcgactggcgGACATCGTTCATCGATTTCATCAAAGATCAGAAGCTACACCTTGGCATTGATGCAAAAAGCGCCAAGGCTGTGCGCATCATCAGGCCAAGCAAGAGTTATGTTCTGGTCGACGACAAGTTGTACAAGTGTGGTTCAGCATCAGGCATCGTTATGAAGTGCGTTCCAGTCGAGAAAGGCAAAGAAATATAG
- the LOC112887277 gene encoding NRR repressor homolog 1-like, translating into MDATPLGKKAPPATAEGALPSAAQQAVERPSPDDAAAFVRTSSGGEDDDEQVERFYALLENIRAMRGMLGAGGGTGAATAAGRKRAREAEPPWRPAFRMEDFELDEVQSDAPCCDVKGTERESSCGARRPPAAPGRETTDEEEEEEEEGARWSSWRRNVPGERSARRVARLCSQLTG; encoded by the coding sequence ATGGATGCAACGCCACTCGGCAAGAAggccccgccggccaccgccgaaGGCGCGCTCCCGTCGGCCGCGCAGCAGGCGGTGGAGCGGCCGTCGCCCGACGACGCGGCGGCCTTCGTGaggacgagcagcggcggcgaggacgacgacgagcaGGTGGAGAGGTTTTACGCTCTGCTGGAAAACATCCGCGCCATGAGGGGCATgctcggcgccggcggtggcacgggcgcggccacggcggcggggaggaagCGGGCGCGGGAGGCCGAGCCGCCGTGGCGGCCGGCGTTCAGGATGGAGGACTTCGAGCTCGATGAGGTCCAGTCCGACGCCCCGTGCTGCGACGTGAAGGGGACCGAGAGGGAGAGCAGCTGCGGCGCgaggcggccgccggcggcgccagGGAGGGAGACGacggacgaggaggaggaggaggaggaggagggggcgagGTGGTCGTCATGGAGGCGAAATGTCCCCGGCGAGCGCAGCGCAAGGCGCGTCGCGCGGTTGTGCTCGCAGTTGACAGGCTAG
- the LOC112887458 gene encoding NDR1/HIN1-like protein 1 codes for MAEHHLPPEPADHHHHGGGRKGVHADDLKPSRRYTYYYGGGGGGGARALCFAVLVLLLAAGITWLVLYVVYRPSHPTLAVTSAAVLALYNATTASGPTAAAASFQVALVLRNPSARSAARYDRLAAYAAYRGEALTAPAPLPPLAQDPGAAVEVAPVLGAGAAAAAVPVSPETAAALAADVAYGVLPLRVVVLGRVRFVSGPFHRGWHSMYARCDLLLGVREATGKNGAGGVPRQAPLLADPACNVDM; via the coding sequence ATGGCCGAGCACCACCTCCCGCCGGAGCCCgccgaccaccaccaccacggaGGCGGGAGGAAGGGCGTCCACGCCGACGACCTCAAGCCCAGCCGCCGCTACACCTACtactacggcggcggcggaggcgggggcgCCCGCGCCCTGTGCTTCGCCgtgctcgtcctcctcctcgcggcgGGCATCACCTGGCTCGTGCTCTACGTGGTGTACCGCCCGTCCCACCCCACCCTCGCCgtcacctccgccgccgtcctcgccctCTACAACGCCACCACGGCCAGCGGCcccaccgcggcggcggcgtcgttccaggtCGCGCTGGTGCTCCGCAACCCGAGCGCGCGGTCCGCGGCGCGGTACGACCGGCTAGCGGCCTACGCGGCGTACCGCGGGGAGGCCCTGACGgcgcccgcgcccctgcccccgctgGCGCAGGaccccggcgccgccgtggAGGTAGCGCCCGTGCTgggcgcgggcgccgcggcggcggcggtgcccgTGTCGCCGGAAACCGCGGCAGCGCTGGCGGCGGACGTGGCGTACGGCGTGCTGCCGCTTCGCGTGGTGGTGCTGGGCCGCGTCCGGTTCGTGTCCGGGCCGTTCCACCGGGGGTGGCACTCCATGTACGCGCGCTGCGATCTGCTGCTCGGCGTGCGCGAGGCTACGGGGAAGAacggcgccggcggcgtccCCCGGCAGGCGCCGCTGCTTGCCGACCCCGCCTGCAACGTCGACATGTGA